The DNA sequence GTCGGAGAAGAGTTATGGGTGCTAAGTAAAAATTGGTCTAATTTACAAAGCCGCTTGTATAGAATGGACTTAGTCGATATCAACAACAGCGCAGCTAATAACAGTGTTATAGAGGTTATCCCCGCACAAACCTTGAATGTCGATGGTTTGATCACAGCGGCAGATTATAATGCTGCAACCGCGCAATTGGTATTACTTGGATATGATAGTAACTTAGTTTACAAACACCCTTTTATTTGGATTGTGCCTATTAACAACAATAACTTGAATTGGGATATGGCAAAACGCTTTAATCTCTCTCTCTATGGACAATGGGAAAGTATTCTCTGGCAAGGTGAACATCAGTTGTTACTCACTGCAGAAGCTAGTTTCGGAACTGCTGCACGTGTCGGTGTCGTGACATTAACTTCAGCAGCAGTATTAGATTAATATCGCGTAAAGGAGTATTCTACTAGCGAAAATTACCGATTTGAGCACGATATATTAGCGGACATACCACTACCATAGGGGTATAATCCTGCTCATTAAATAGTGCTCAGTAATTCAAAGATTAGCTAGGCGCAGTATGCAAGACGATTTAAAAGACTTATCAACAAGCGATTTATTAGCAAACTATTCATTAACAAATGATGGAAGCGATGAACAACAACACCAGTATCAAGATTTGATTGCTGTTTTCAACCACACATTTGCAAGTGAATTTAATACCCAATTAGTCAAAGGCGATGATGAGCCGATTTACATGCCGGCGAACACTGACTTTGAGCAATATGTAAGTTGTGACCATCACCGTATTATTTTTGCCCATGGTTTTTTTGCCAGCGGCATGCACGAAATTTCGCATTGGTTAGTGGCGGGGTTAGCACGTCATCAATTGGTTGATTTTGGTTACTGGTATATTGCTGATGGTCGTAATGCGCAGCAGCAAGCAGAATTTGAAAAAGTCGAAATTGTGCCACAGGCGATTGAATGGATTATTTGTGTTGCTGCGGGATTTCAATTTCGTGTGAGTGCGGACAATTTGGGTGATATTGTGATTGACCGATTAGCTTTTCAGCACAAGATACACGATCAAGTACGCTTATATTTAGAAAACGGTTTATCAGCGAGAACGCAAGCGTTAGTGACAGCACTACAAGCATTTTATAATACAAAACCGCTGGTATTTACAGATTTTGATTATCGAGGTATGTATGAACGTGAAGCCATTTAAGCTGGGTATTATTGTGAATCCCGTTGCCGGTGTTGGTGGCAGCGTGGCATTAAAAGGCAGCGATAATGTTGCCCAGCAAGCACTTAGTTTAGGTGCTATTCCGCAAGCGAATAATCGTATGTTACAAGCATTAGGTCAGTTTTCTGATCTTGCTCAGCGCTTTAGTGTGGTGACTGCGGGTGGCGAAATGGGCGAGCGTTGTAGTTTAGAGTTAGGCTTTGATGTTGACGTCGTTTATCGACCTGCAAGTGATATTACCACCGAGCAAGATACCTATGCGGCTGTTGATGCATTATTAACACAAGATATTGATTTGTTATTGTTTGCTGGTGGTGATGGTACAGCACGTAATATTTGTGCGACGATCAACGATGTCGTTCCAGTATTAGGTGTACCTGCAGGCTGTAAGATCCATTCAGGTGTCTATGGCGTAACGCCAAAAGCCGCCGGTTGTGTCGTTCGTCGATTGATTTTAGGCGAGCTGGTTACCTTGGCGGATGCTGATGTGATGGATATTGATGAAGTTGCATTTCGTCAAGGCACTGTAAAAGCGAAGCGCTATGGCGAGATGATGGTACCGACAGATTTACGTTATGTACAAAGCGTAAAAATGGGTGGTATTGAATCAGACGAATTAGTGCTTACCGACATAGCTGCTGATGTTATGGCAGATATGGAAGATGAATATTATATTATGGGTTCTGGGTCAACGGTGGCATTCACCATGGCTGAATTAGGACTGGATAATACGTTATTAGGTGTTGATGTTGTACATCAGCATGAATTGATTGCTTCAGACCAAACTGCTGCGCAGTTAATCGCGTTGACACAAGGTAAGCTCTGTAAATTGGTCATCACCTTAATCGGTGGCCAGGGGCATATTTTTGGTCGTGGTAATCAGCAACTGTCGCCGCAGTTGATTAAACAAATCGGTAAAGAAAATATTATTGTGTTGGCAACCAAAACGAAGTTGTCGGCATTAGCAGGACGTCCCTTAATCGTAGACACAGGGGATGTTGAATTAGACCAAGCATTATCAGGTTTTATTCGTGTAACCACAGGTTATCGTGATTACATCATGTATCGTGTCGCCAACCCAGAGTATGAGGAATAATCATTGTCTAAAGCTACTTATCAAAGCAAGCTAATGGAAAAGCTTGATGGATTTGTAGAACAAGGAACGTCGGATCAACTATTTGCGGCTGAGTATTTACACGGCCACGTTACTTTTGCTACGGCGAAGTGCGAAAATATAGGTAAAATTTATCCCCACGACATTAAATTTCAGGTCGTGAACAGTTTGCGAGATGCGCTTGTTGCGAATGAGTTAACCCCTCAGAAACAAGAACTTGTACTTAGTATGTGGGATGCTATCAATAAACATTGATATTCGATTAAATGATTATTAATAATCAAGCCATATTAATTATTATAGATTAATGCTGCTTGCCAGTTTAAACCAGTGATTATATTGCTGGTTTTTTTTCACTTGTTATTTGCCGATATAAGATTAACCCTTTCGATAAAGTGCCAACTTGATATCCACATAAATTCAATTTATTTGCTCTGTTTAACATTGAACCCATACCTTAGTATGATCTAGGTCTGATAAGTATAAATATTTTTATAAAAATGAAACTTAATTTAAATATTGATATTTGACTATAATCTTAATAATTAACAATAACTTATGTTAAGTGTGAAAATTAATGATACGAAATCATTAATGGCAGAGAATATTTCACATTTGGTTACTTATTTTGTTATTTTTTTATTATGTGATTATTAGTGCTAAATTTTTATTTTAAACTTCCCATTTAATTCTTATATACCGGCTAATTTGATGAATAACACTCCTTAACTCCATCTGGTTGTACCTGTTGTTTTTTTACGTTATAACTTTTCTGCACTCTAACGAGACAGGTTGTCATTATGGGTGCGCGACATTGCCGTCATAAATAAGTTGGCGATAACTTAACGATAAAGGATTAACTATGTTAAAAAAAACTCGGACTTTACTTCCTGTCTTAGCTGGAGCCTTGTGCTTCATGGTTACACCCGCTCAAGCGGATACCTCGGGGAAAACCAAATACCCTGTGGTATTAGTGCACGGCCTTGCTGGATTTGATAGTGTGCTCGCAGATTATTTTTATGGTGTGAAAGGAGCGTTAGCAGATGTGGGCGCAACGAATGTGTATACACCACAAGTCAGTGGTTATGATACCAGTGAAGTACGTGGCGAGCAGTTATTGAGCTATTTAGAGCAACTAAGTGCAGTTACGGGCGCTGAGAAGTTTAACTTAATTGGTCATTCTCAAGGTGGTATTGATTCTCGCTATGTGGCATCGGTACGACCTGAGTTGGTCGCATCTGTTACGTCAGTTGGTTCTCCGCATCGAGGTTCTGGTACCGCCGATGTTATTAAAGATTCGCCATTAGAAGGACCAGCGATGGCGATTGGTAATGCGGTTGCGAGTTTACTCGCTGTTGCTACTGGTAATAATGATAATGCTGTCAATGCGATGGGCTCTCTGGAGGCATTGAATTCTAAAGACGCGGCAATTTTTAATGCGAAATACCCTGAGGGTCTAAGACAGGGTGAATGTAAAGCGACGCCAAGTTATAACGCAGGCTCATGGTATTGGCCAAATTGGGTTTATGACTACTCAGTCAATGACGGTGCTCATAGTGTTAACGGTGTATCGTATTACTCATGGGGCGGCACATATAATCCAGTGTTCAATTCTAATGTACTCGATCTTGCTGATGGTTTATTAGCGGTGACGTATCTTACGATAGATGAAGCAAATGATGGTGTTGTTGGACGCTGCTCTACACATTTAGGCAAAGTCATCCGTGATGATTACACCATGAATCATGCCGATGAAATTAATGGTATGTTTGGTTTACGTGGTTTAGGCAGCACCAGTCCTTTACCTCTATATTCGGCACATGTGAAGCGTTTAACGAGCGCTGGGTTGTAATTCACTATTTTGAACACGAGGTAAGCACTGTGGATAAATGACAGTGCTTATTTTTCAAGTGCTTACTTATTTAAAGTATCTAGCTCGTTATCATGATGAGCTATTTACAGAACCGCGTACGATGGAGTCTATCATGTCATTTAAATTAACACCGCTTATCATGGTTACTGGATTATCCGTTGTTATTGCGGTAGCGGGCGGCGTACTATTATCGCCAGGCGATGAACAATCCATCTCAGTAAAATCTACACCGGCACTTTTACCGCAAGTAGTCGCTAAGCAAGCGAGCTATCCATTAGCCCCTGAAGTGGTTAATGCCTTGGTTCATTGGGATGGTGACGTGCTTGCTGAAAATACTGAAGTACCGTTGTTATTACCTAGCTCATTGTTAGGCTCTGTGTTGCCATTAACACTGGATGTGAATGAGTTTGGTGAATTGGTTATTAACAAAAAAATTCAGCATTTATTTGATTTTTATCTGTCGGCAATGGGCGAGGAAAGTTTAGATATTATTGTTACGCGTATTAAGCATAGCCTGATATCTCAGCTTACTGATCCTGCCTTGACTCAAGGCATGGATATATTCTCGGGTTATCTACAATATTTAAATGAAGTGAGTGCGATTAAGCAGCAATTTGAGCAGAGCGTTGACCCTGAAAGTAGTGCTGAATATGCGTTAGACAACGTGATTCAAGTGCGTGAAATGGTAGTCGATGCGCGCACTACTTATCTTGATGATGATGTTATTACAGCTTTTTTTGGTAAAGCGGATGAATACGAAGCGTATATGTTAAAGCTGGCGGCAATTAACCAGAGTAAGGTGTTAAGTGATGCAGAGAAGAAAACGGCACAAGCCGAACTTGATATCACTGCGCCTGAGTGGCTATTGACACAGCAGCATAACGCCAATCAGCTCAATGAATATCGGGAACAGTATCAGGATTTACAAGCCCAGGGAGCGAGTCAGAGCGAATTACAAGATTTCACCCAACACTCATTTTCACCTGAAGTGGCAGATCGCTTAGTTGCATTGGAGGTTAAGCGTGAGCAGTGGCAAAGTAAGTTAGCTGAATATCGAGAAGAGCTGGCTGTTATTACGCATAACGCGAATGATGGGAGTGATGGGAGTGGCGATGGTGAGCAACAACAGCTCGAAATTATGCAGTTACGGGAGGCTTATTTCACCCCCCAAGAAATTAAACGCGTCAGTGCTTTAGATAATATCGCCAGTGCTCGTCGCAGTAGTACTCTTAATAATACCACCACTCTTAACAGTAGCAGTGACACTAGCAACATTAGTACTAACACCACTGCGTTGTAATATCACCATAGAGCGGCCTGCAAGTTGGTAGTGATCGTTTACATTTAATGGTGCAAGGTGCATTGAACTTGTATCACAAACGCGATGCCAAATTGGCGGTACATTTGGCAAATTGAAATCGACAGGCGTATCTATTTGGTTGAATAACAAGAGTAGTTCATCGCCATCAGTACCGAGGCCGAGATGAAGTCCTAAACTACTTTGATGCTCCCAATCATGTTGTTGCATCACTTCGCCATTACTGCAGTACCAGCTAATGCGGTGATCATTACGTCCATCGCCAGTAAATGCGTCAATGAATGGCAGCATGTATTGTTTACGTGCTGCGATCATCTTACTTAACCAGTCTTGGAATTCTTGTTTTAATTCGTCCATCTGCCAGTTTAGCCAGCTTATTGCATTATCCTGACAATAAGCATTGTTGTTACCGCCTTGCGTATGCGACACGCTATCAGCTGCTAACAGGTGCGGTATGCCAAAACTAAACAGTAAAGTCGTGATCAAATTACGCTTTTGCTTTTCACGAAAGGCGATAATTTCGACATTATCAGTGACTCCTTCAATGCCGCAATTGTATGAGCGGTTATCACCATGGCCATCGCGATTATTTTCACCATTAGCACAATTGTGTTTATCGTTGTAAGACACTAAATCTTGCAGGGTGAACCCATCATGGTAAGCAATATAATTGACAGGCAATTTATGTGGCCAGCGCCCCCCACTAAAGAAGTGACGAGAGCCCATAATACGGGTCGCAAAATCTTTCAAATAGCCATGGTCACCACGCCAAAAGCTACGTACCGTATCACGGAATTTATCATTACATTCGTTCCAGCCATCGGGAAAATAACCTAGCTGATAGCCATCAGGGCCAATATCCCAAGGTTCCGCGATAAGTTTAGTTGGCAGTAAAATAGGGTCTTGCGCAACGGCGTGGAAAAAAGGGGCTTGTTGGTTGAAGCGATCGCCTTTACGGCCCAGCGTTGCAGCTAAATCAAAACGGAAGCCGTCAATATGATATTCACTTACCCAGTAACGCAAGCTGTCCATCACTAAATTAAGGCTCGCTTGGTGAGTCAAATCTAAACTGTTGCCACAACCGGTATAGTTGCGTAACCCATTTTTATCCCGTAAGTAATAACGGTGGTCGAGAGCTTTAAGATTGAATATAGGCCCATCTTGACCACCTTCTGCAGTATGATTAAAGACCACATCTAAGATCACTTCGATACCATTTCTGTGCAGTTCTCGGATCGCGGTTTTTAATTCAGTTACCGCATCGATGGTTGCATAACGGGGATCGGGAGCCATGAAGGCGAGGGTACTATAACCCCAAAAATTGACGCCTTGTTGTTTTAATAAATGCGGTTCATGCATGCACACGGCAACAGGCAGCAGCTGTACACTGGTAATACCTTGTTCTTTTAACAATTTAATATTTACAGGGTCTGCTAATGCTTGATAACTGCCTGGTGCAGCGGATGTTATCGCCGGGTTTAATTGGCTAAAACCTTTGGTGTGCGTCTCTAATAAAATTGTTTCAGCAAGTGGGATATCTGGTTGCGGCACACCTTGCCAATCAAATGTATTATCGGTAACGAGCGCTTTTGCCATATGCCAGCTTTTATCGGCGCTGTAGGGCGGCTCATAATAAGGAGCTTTGCTGACGGCTTTTGCGTAGGGGTCAAGCAACAGCCAGTCTTTACCGTCTATATTGCTTGAGAAACCATACTCTTGACCAGCACTAATATCACTAATGAAGATATGATGAATACCCGCATATTTGTTTTCGATAGTAAAACTGCGTTGGGCTTTGCCATTAAACAACACCAGTTGCAAATTGGCACAGTCTGGTGCATATATCGTAAAGTTACAGCCTTGTGGTTTTAAATTGCTGGCAGACAGCAAGTTTGCTCCAAGGGGATAAGGTTTCGACATAAATCACTCACACTCTGTTTGTTAGCTGGGTCACATTTATTGGTTATCTTCATCTTATGTAATTCAGATCGTTAAAAGGAGCATCTACACGAATAAACATGATCTAGTTAACACTAAAGTTATACTTTTTGATAAAAAAGCAGCTAACAAGGCAATAAAAATGCCTGTTAGCGATAACTAACAGGCATTTTTTAGTGTGGCGTAATTGATTGTTTTTCTGCTTAACGCTTGTTATGTTGCGCTTTCATGTCTTCTTTAGTGATAAAACCGTCTCCGTTTGAGTCTAATTTATCAAAGTATTGGTTCATTTCTTCTTTAGAGATTTTACCATCGTTGTTAGTGTCCATTTTTTTGAACATCATGCCTTTATGGTTTTTTCCTCGATGGTGTTTACCTTTATTTTTCATGTCATCTTTAGTGATGAAACCGTCGTTGTTTGTATCAAATTTATCAAAGTTTTCAGCTAGACGGCCAGTCGCCTCATCTTTTGAGATCTTACCATCATTGTTGGTGTCCATTTCGTCGAACATCTTGCCCTTATGATGCTTACCTTTGTTTGGTAAATCTTCTTTGCTAACGAAACCGTCGTTGTCTGTATCGAATTTATCAAAATGCTCAGCTAAACGACCCGTAGCTTCTTCTTTTGATACTTGGCCATCTTGGTTGGTGTCCATTTGTTCAAAAGATACATGCTTACCTTGCTTGTTATCGTTATCTGCATAAGCAAACGTAGTCGTTGTCATCGCTGTTAATAAGGCTGCGGTAATAAATAATGTCTTTTTCATAATGTACTCACTTATTGCTGGTTGTTAGTCTTAAACAAGGTTAACTCGTGTGGGTTAACCTGTTGATGGAGTAACTATAAGCAACAAATGCGCAGGAATTATGGAGGAAATGTGGAGATTCCACATAATATTAAAAAAACCAAAATAATTACAGTGTAAAACGATAACCAACCCCGTAAATGGATTTGATGTATTCATTGTCAGGTGCTGCGTCTTGTAATTTCTTGCGTAAGTTTTTAATGTGGCTATCGATGGTGCGGTCGGTGACTAAGCGATGGTCGGCATAAATCTTTTGCATTAGTTGATCACGATTAAAGACTTGGCCTGAATGTTGGTTAAAAAAGCTCAGTAGGCGAAATTCCGCGGGCGTTAAAGTGAGTTCTTTGCCATCAAATGTCGCTTTCATCTGCTCATCATTAATCATGAGGCCATGCTGTGCTGATGCTGTCGTGATCTCGACTGTGCGACGTAATACATTTTTGATACGAGCAACCACTTCACGCGGGCTATATGGCTTGCAGATATAATCATCAGCACCGAGTTCAAGGCCTAATAAGCGATCGATTTCATCGACACGTGCAGTGGCCATAACAACGGGAACTTGGCTAAAGGTGCGTAATTCACGATAGATATCAAGGCCGTCACGATTCGGCAGCATTAAATCTAGAATAAGTAGGTCAGGGTTATGTCTTTTTACCCAGCCAATCACTTCTAGGCCATTATCAATGATGTGAGTTTGAAACCCTGCTTGCGTGAGGTATTCACATAAAACGATAGCCAGTGATGGCTCATCTTCAACCACGAGTATTGTTTTTGCTGATTGTGTCATGGATTAATTATCCTTAATCGGAAGTGATATAGTTATTTTTAAGCCGCCAAGTTTAGAGTGCTGAGCACTGATATCGCCATGATGCATTTTGACGATGTTCTCACAAATCGATAAGCCTAAACCGGAACCGCCATTAGCACGGCTGCGAGATTTATCGACGCGATATAAGCGGTCAAATAGTTTGGGTAAGGCGCCATCGGGTACGGCAGGCGCACTGTCTTCAATCGTTAATACTATCGTGTCAGGTGTCTGCTGCAGGTTAATATGTATTTGCCCATTGGGGTTAGTATAGCGATAACTGTTTTCAAACAAATTACCAATTAACTGTGCGATTGATTTGGCATCTGCGTGTAATAGCGTGCACTGGTTATGATCGTATAAACGCTCTATCGCAATGTGTTTATCTGCTAAACGCACCTCATTTTGGTTGGCAATATTACTGATGATATTAGTGATATCGACTTTGTGAGTCGTATCGATAAGCACGCCACTATCAGAGAGAGACAGTGAATATAAGTCATCCACCAACCGAGTCAGGGTCATGACTTGATCGTGCAATGATCTGATGTATTTAGGCTCAGGTTTGCGGATACCGTCTTCAATGGCCTCTATTTCACTGAGTAAAACGGCAATTGGTGTACGTAGCTCGTGAGATATATCTGATAACCACTGTTCTCGAGAATGCTTTTGGGTCTTGAGTGTGGTGGTGAGCAGATTAAAGGCGAGTGATAATTCGGCCAATTCATCTTTGCCACGAACATCAATTTGATAATCAAAGTTACCGTTTGATAATGATTTTGCCGCGCTATCTAGGTTTTTCAATGGTTTTAAAAAATGGCGTACTAATAAGGCAGCAACAATAAATGAAAACAAAGCGGCCCAAGCGGCAATCCAATAAAAGTTGTCTAACTGTTGACGTAGAAAGCGCTCGGCAAGCCGGCCTTTGATACTTTCTCGTTGTATCACCGATAACCAACCGACGGTTCTGTTGTTATTAATCACCGGGATCTTGGTGATCTGAATATTATTATGTAAACGGCGTAAGTTCTTCGGGTTACCGATAATCGATTTACCGCTTTTATTGAGTAAGTTTAAACGCGCTTCAAGGCGATTAAAGCTGGGCTTGTAGTCTTTCCGTTCAGGGTGATTTTTAGACGGACTCGGGTGCTCGCCAATATTTTGTAGTAATTGTGCCCACAGCTTTGGCTCTCGCTGGATCTCTTTCCAGTCTTTTTGAGGTGAATAATAATCACTTATCCGCTCAGCTAGGGTTTCAATTTTTTCAATTTCACTTTGGTTTAAGTAACTTTGTAAGCCGTTTTGAAAGCTATTATTTATCAACAATGCCATACCAGCCATCATAATTAAGCTAATTAACATCAGAGAAATAAACAATTTATGGAAAATGGTTAAACGCATTTAAGTGACCTTTAAAGGAGGAATCAAGATTATTATATGCGTTAGTGGCTGGCTGTGGAAAGTAAAATGTCATTACCCTTACTCGTTCATGTTCAATAAATGAATAAAGCCCATGCAAGGATGGGCTTTAAGTTCGTGCAGATGAAGTGAGCTAATCAAGATTAAGTGTGATGGTATTACCGTTGAGAAGAACCTCACTGTAAGTGGTTGTCGCATTTTGTAATGATACAACTTCGGCAAGTAATTTTTGTTGTTGTTTTAAAATGTAAATTTGCCCTGAATAACTGCAAGTATCAGAATTTATTTGTATTACTTTACCACTGGGGGCTGGAGTAAAGGTAGGACCAGGTAATGTATCGTAGTCTTTATAAATATTAATGTTACAGGGCTGAGCACTATTGGAGGTTATCTGTAATTGCATCGTTGTTGATGCTCGATAATTTAACGTACTTGGTGCACTCACATTGAATAAACTATTGTCATTACTTGCTGTTGGAATAAAGCTGTCTTCATTCTCACTCAATACTTGTTTAGGCCCATCGATAGTTGGAGCAGCGGCCACTGGCGCGTTTCCTGATGGCGAATCACTGCCGCCACAACCTGTAATTGATATTGTCATCACAGTACAGATAAGTAATTGTTGTTTAAAATTCATCGCGATACCTACTGATATGTTTTATTTATAATGGGGTGATTAAACCAATCAAGATTTTGTTGCCCACCACTGAGAATGAAGTTAATAAAGTCTGGATAAGCAATAGAAATATCTGTGCCTTCATACGCTGGAGTCCATTGACTACCGACTTCTATCGCCCAAGGTAAATTACGTACATCTCTATAAGTTCGAGATGGGGTTTGTGAAGTATCATCATGTTGACCAAAAAGTTCGGTGCTACCAAGATCGGTAATGGGTTTATCAGCTAAATGCACTTCAAAAGCGCGACCAGGCATCGTGCTGCCGTAGAAGTCATTACGACTGCGATTTTCACTGCCAAAGATGAAAGGGTCTAATGGCATGTCTGGCATTGCAGATAGATCAAGCGGTGTCACTAGTGGAATGGTAATATCGAATGTGAACAGATCGCTATTTTCGCAGCCCAGCTCTGTACGATAGAAACTTAAGCCACAGTTACTTTTTAGAAAAGTATGCTTTAGATTTTTGGTAATAATCACCACCGCATTACTTTGGCCTTGCTCTAATGGTGCCTCATTTTGTAATTCAAGACCATTATGACGGAGTTTAATAAGTCCTTCATTTACTTGTGAACGTGCGATCCCGGGCAATTGTATGGCAAAGCCATTGGAATAATCGGCTCCATAGGCGGCGAGTTGTCCAGATACATCGATCCTGACCACTTTATTGTTTTGGATGACTTGTGATACGCGATAGTAAATTAATACATCATTAAAATCATAGTCACCGACTTCTGGCCACATATCTTCATAGGCAATAGTGACAAAATCATTTTGGCTTGGGTAATGTAAATAAGTTGTATTGGCTGCGCTGATATTGATTTGGTAATCTTCGACTTCGCCATACACATACCCGCCATTATTACTGGCATTTTCAACATTACCGACGCGGAAGCGTGACCAACTTGCGCCTGCACTCGCATCATCCGGTACTCGGAAAAGTACATCATGACTACCGGGTAATAGTTGTAATCCACTGATGGCATGTTCGTTAGCATCATTGAAATCACCATCACGGTTCCAATCAAACCACGCGTTGAGGTAACTTATTGCTTCACCACCGATGACAATATTGACTTGACCATCTAATCCCGGGATCAGACTGGTTTTAAATATCACCCCGTCTTCATCATTAATACTGACACTTTCATCTGAGCTTGGATAAATTCTGGCATCGGATTCGGCATCAACACTCGAGCCTAAAAAGTAATTGTGGTAGTTAATTAAATGACGCGCCCCATTATTCGCCAGTGTCGTGCCGTAAGAGTCTGGAGCATCTCCGTAATCGGTATTAGAAGATACCACTGGGGCACTTGCACAGCGAGCGCCATCATTGCTGTTGGTCGGTGCCGCTTTGGCAAAGTACACAGTAGCACCCGAAATATTATTCGGATCAGTAATATCGGTACGATAAACATTACCGTCATTGTTACGGACGAAATAAAAATTACCTGAAATATCGAAATAAGCTGCACCAAACGCACTGCCGGGCGCGGTGAATCCTGTGTTTGCGACAACGCTAGCTGAACCATCTGTTGGGTTTATACGATAGAGATCACCACTGGCACTTTCCACGGCATAAATGTTGCCATCGATGGGATGAAAGGCAAAGTCGGCAATCCCCATACTTTGGTTTGCACCATCGATTTTTTTGATCGTCAGGTATTCGGGATCGCTAGCATCTAAGGTTGTATAGAAAAGTCCGGTATTTTTACGGTAAAAATAATATTTATTATTACTAATATCACCGACATAAAAATTATTGGCTGGGGGATTTGTGAAAGGTAATACAGTGCCTTTAAAATCACGGTCGAATTGGACTAACGCAAGTTGTTGCTTATTAAAACCGTAAATAAAACGGTCAGCTTCGTTGAAGGCGATAGCATTAATTGTATCAGTACCTAGGCTGTCATCCACTTGTATTGTTTTTACTGCACCTGTTGATAAATCGACAGACTTATAATGAGTCGCATTATTGTTGTATTGAGATAAAAAAGCCTCGGTAGGGCAGAGATCAAAAGGCGCAGCGTAGAGTGAATTCGGTGCTGCTACATAGAATAATAACGAGACGAATATATAACGTACGTAGGAAAATTTAATCATATCTTCATTCCTCAGTCCTTGGAAGCGCATTTTGATGTGTGTCTTGTTTGTAATGCATATCTTAAGCCAATCATCTTTATCTTTAAAAACAGTCTGTTATGTTTTTGCTTTAGAGTTT is a window from the Moritella sp. F3 genome containing:
- a CDS encoding ATP-binding protein, with the translated sequence MRLTIFHKLFISLMLISLIMMAGMALLINNSFQNGLQSYLNQSEIEKIETLAERISDYYSPQKDWKEIQREPKLWAQLLQNIGEHPSPSKNHPERKDYKPSFNRLEARLNLLNKSGKSIIGNPKNLRRLHNNIQITKIPVINNNRTVGWLSVIQRESIKGRLAERFLRQQLDNFYWIAAWAALFSFIVAALLVRHFLKPLKNLDSAAKSLSNGNFDYQIDVRGKDELAELSLAFNLLTTTLKTQKHSREQWLSDISHELRTPIAVLLSEIEAIEDGIRKPEPKYIRSLHDQVMTLTRLVDDLYSLSLSDSGVLIDTTHKVDITNIISNIANQNEVRLADKHIAIERLYDHNQCTLLHADAKSIAQLIGNLFENSYRYTNPNGQIHINLQQTPDTIVLTIEDSAPAVPDGALPKLFDRLYRVDKSRSRANGGSGLGLSICENIVKMHHGDISAQHSKLGGLKITISLPIKDN
- a CDS encoding response regulator — encoded protein: MTQSAKTILVVEDEPSLAIVLCEYLTQAGFQTHIIDNGLEVIGWVKRHNPDLLILDLMLPNRDGLDIYRELRTFSQVPVVMATARVDEIDRLLGLELGADDYICKPYSPREVVARIKNVLRRTVEITTASAQHGLMINDEQMKATFDGKELTLTPAEFRLLSFFNQHSGQVFNRDQLMQKIYADHRLVTDRTIDSHIKNLRKKLQDAAPDNEYIKSIYGVGYRFTL
- a CDS encoding LruC domain-containing protein; this encodes MIKFSYVRYIFVSLLFYVAAPNSLYAAPFDLCPTEAFLSQYNNNATHYKSVDLSTGAVKTIQVDDSLGTDTINAIAFNEADRFIYGFNKQQLALVQFDRDFKGTVLPFTNPPANNFYVGDISNNKYYFYRKNTGLFYTTLDASDPEYLTIKKIDGANQSMGIADFAFHPIDGNIYAVESASGDLYRINPTDGSASVVANTGFTAPGSAFGAAYFDISGNFYFVRNNDGNVYRTDITDPNNISGATVYFAKAAPTNSNDGARCASAPVVSSNTDYGDAPDSYGTTLANNGARHLINYHNYFLGSSVDAESDARIYPSSDESVSINDEDGVIFKTSLIPGLDGQVNIVIGGEAISYLNAWFDWNRDGDFNDANEHAISGLQLLPGSHDVLFRVPDDASAGASWSRFRVGNVENASNNGGYVYGEVEDYQINISAANTTYLHYPSQNDFVTIAYEDMWPEVGDYDFNDVLIYYRVSQVIQNNKVVRIDVSGQLAAYGADYSNGFAIQLPGIARSQVNEGLIKLRHNGLELQNEAPLEQGQSNAVVIITKNLKHTFLKSNCGLSFYRTELGCENSDLFTFDITIPLVTPLDLSAMPDMPLDPFIFGSENRSRNDFYGSTMPGRAFEVHLADKPITDLGSTELFGQHDDTSQTPSRTYRDVRNLPWAIEVGSQWTPAYEGTDISIAYPDFINFILSGGQQNLDWFNHPIINKTYQ